In one Juglans regia cultivar Chandler chromosome 11, Walnut 2.0, whole genome shotgun sequence genomic region, the following are encoded:
- the LOC108999550 gene encoding WD repeat-containing protein 48-like isoform X1 produces the protein MHRVGSAGNTNNSSRPRKEKRLTYVLNDADDTKHSAGVNCLAVLKSVGTDGCDYLFTGSRDGTLKRWDLMEDSATCSTTFESHVDWVNDTVLAGDNTLVSCSSDTTLKAWNCLSGGTCTRTLRQHSDYVTCLAAAEKNSNIVASGGLGGEVFVWDLEAALVPLSKSSDAMEDDCPNGVNGSGNLLPITSLRTISSSNSISTHTNQSQGYVPLAAKGHKESVYALAMNDSGTLLVSGGTEKVVRVWDPRTGSKTMKLRGHTDNIRVLLMDSTGRLCLSGSSDSMIRLWDLGQQRCVHSYAVHTDSVWALASTPTFSHVYSGGRDLSLYLTDLATRESLLLCTGEHPILQLALHDDSIWVATTDSSINRWPAEGRNPQKVFERGGSFLAGNLSFSRARVSLEGSTPVPVYKEPTLSIPGTPGIVQHEIMNNRRNVLTKDTSGSVKLWEVTRGIVVEDYGKVSFEKKREELFEMVSIPTWFTVDTRLGSLSIHLDTPQCFSAEMYSADLSIVGKPEDDKVNLARETLKGLLAHWLAKRKQRVGSQPSANGDVLSGKDVSHRSITHSRIEVDCNAENDTMVYPPFEFSTVSPPSLITEGSHGGPWRKKITDLNGTEDEKDFPFWCLDCVLNNRLPPRENTKCSFYLHPCEGSAVQILTQGKLSAPRILRIQKVINYVVEKMVLDKPLESVNPEGTFTPGLVGGQLTHSVIGDGSYRSGVKPWQKLKPSIEILCNNQVLSPDVSLATVRAYVWKKSEDLILNYRLIQGG, from the exons ATGCACCGTGTGGGTAGTGCGGGGAACACAAACAATTCTAGTCGCCCTCGTAAGGAGAAGAGATTAACATATGTGTTGAATGATGCTGATGACACAAAG CATTCTGCAGGTGTGAATTGTTTGGCTGTATTAAAGTCAGTAGGAACTGATGGGTGTGATTACCTCTTCACTGGGAGCCGTGATGGAACACTTAAAAGATGGGATTTGATGGAAGATTCAGCCACCTGCTCTACTACTTTTGAGTCTCATGTGGACTGG GTTAATGATACTGTTCTTGCAGGTGACAATACACTTGTTTCCTGTTCCTCAGATACCACACTTAAG GCATGGAACTGTTTGTCTGGTGGAACATGTACAAGGACTCTCCGGCAACACTCAGACTATGTGACTTGTCTTGCTGCtgcagaaaaaaat AGCAATATTGTTGCCTCTGGTGGCCTTGGAGGGGAGGTTTTCGTATGGGATCTTGAGGCTGCGCTTGTTCCACTCTCAAAGTCCAGTGATGCAATGGAAGATGACTGTCCAAATGGTGTCAATGGTTCAGGGAATTTGCTCCCGATTACTAGTTTGCGTACTATAAGCTCAAGCAATAGCATTTCTACACATACAAATCAGTCCCAAGGATATGTTCCACTTGCTGCCAAAGGCCATAAGGAGTCTGTTTATGCATTGGCAATGAATGATAGCGGCACACTTCTTGTCTCCGGTGGAACTGAGAAG GTTGTTCGTGTTTGGGACCCAAGAACTGGTTCAAAGACTATGAAATTACGAGGTCATACGGATAACATTAGGGTTTTGCTTATGGATTCTACTGGAAG ACTGTGTTTATCGGGATCTTCTGACTCTATGATCAG ACTTTGGGATCTTGGTCAGCAGCGATGTGTGCATTCCTATGCTGTGCATACAGATTCTGTTTGGGCACTTGCCAGTACTCCAACATTTAGTCATGTTTATAGCGGTGGGAGAGACCTTTCT TTATACTTGACAGACTTGGCAACAAGAGAGAGTCTTTTGCTCTGCACAGGGGAGCACCCCATTCTGCAATTGGCTTTACATGACGATAGTATCTGGGTTGCAACAACAGATTCTTCCATCAATAGATGGCCTGCTGAGGGACGCAATCCTCAGAAGGTCTTTGAAAGAGGCGGTTCTTTCTTAGCTGGAAACCTATCCTTTTCACGGGCAAGGGTTTCCTTAGAGGGATCTACCCCT GTTCCTGTTTACAAAGAACCAACACTAAGCATTCCTGGAACTCCTGGAATAGTGCAGcatgaaattatgaataatagaagGAATGTGTTGACCAAG GATACCTCTGGTTCGGTAAAGCTGTGGGAGGTTACCAGGGGCATTGTGGTTGAGGATTATGGAAAG GTGTCATTtgagaagaaaagggaagaGCTCTTTGAGATG GTAAGCATTCCTACGTGGTTCACTGTGGATACCAGGCTTGGAAGTTTATCTATCCATTTGGACACCCCACAATGCTTCTCAGCTGAGATGTACTCAGCTGACCTTAGCATTGTTGGTAAACCCGAGGATGATAAG GTTAATCTAGCTCGAGAAACCCTTAAAGGACTTTTGGCTCACTGGTTGGCCAAGAGAAAGCAAAGAGTTGGATCCCAGCCTTCTGCTAATGGGGATGTGTTATCTGGGAAGGATGTTAGCCACAGAAGTATTACTCATTCAAGAATTGAAGTTGATTGTAATGCTGAGAATGACACGATGGTGTATCCTCCATTTGAATTTTCAACTGTTTCCCCTCCTTCCCTCATTACTGAGGGTTCTCATGGAGGTCCatggagaaagaaaattacTGATTTAAATGGAACTGAAGATGAGAAAGATTTTCCTTTCTGGTGTCTGGACTGTGTGTTAAATAACCGCCTACCTCCCAGAGAAAATACTAA GTGCAGCTTTTATTTACATCCATGTGAAGGTTCAGCTGTTCAGATTCTGACACAAGGAAAACTAAGTGCACCTCGTATATTGAGGATTCAAAAA gtaattaattatgttgtagAAAAGATGGTTCTTGACAAACCCTTGGAGAGTGTAAATCCCGAGGGAACATTTACTCCTGGACTTGTTGGAGGGCAGTTAACTCATTCAGTGATTGGGGATGGATCTTATCGGTCTGGAGTGAAGCCTTGGCAAAAGCTCAAACCCTCTATAGAGATATTGTGCAACAATCAG GTCTTGTCCCCAGACGTGAGCTTAGCCACTGTGCGGGCTTATGTCTGGAAGAAATCTGAGGACCTTATTCTCAATTATAGACTCATCCAGGGTGGGTGA
- the LOC109002188 gene encoding uncharacterized protein LOC109002188, which translates to MAPSSSFASSKGIVVTVPVLVLAASVAAIFLFFLLSSLSTCNCPTGVSGASGGVPVSGGGRDGGGGRVAVSTTKEDVEWVKDQILSNGLHMQDNVLRKGINPRTRAQQLQDLLQFKGISHYEGSEANNHTALPCPGELLVEEHHSNYGEPWAGGRDVFEFLAQSTHLTPDSRVLEIGCGTLRVGQHFIRHLNSEHYNCLERDELSLMAAFRYELPSQGLLYKRPLIVKGEDMDLTRFPGVVYDLIYASAVFLHMPDNLVWTGLERLARQLKPYDGRIFVSHNIKFCSRLGGDECTKRLTTMGLEYVGKHTHDSLLFNHYEIWFEFRRSKA; encoded by the exons atgGCTCCCTCATCGTCCTTTGCATCATCGAAGGGCATAGTGGTAACGGTGCCAGTGCTCGTACTGGCCGCCTCCGTGGCCGCTATATTCTTGTTCTTCCTCTTGTCGTCTCTCTCCACCTGTAATTGCCCTACGGGGGTGTCCGGTGCCAGCGGCGGTGTCCCCGTTTCCGGCGGTGGTcgcgatggtggtggtggtcgtGTTGCGGTGTCCACGACGAAGGAGGATGTGGAGTGGGTCAAGGACCAGATCCTAAGTAACGGCCTCCATATGCAAGACAACGTCCTCCGCAAGGGCATCAACCCCCGCACTAGAGCCCAGCAGCTCCAAGATCTCTTACA GTTCAAAGGTATATCACATTATGAAGGATCTGAAGCAAACAACCACACTGCCCTCCCCTGCCCTGGAGAGCTTCTTGTTGAAGAGCACCACAGCAACTATGGTGAACCCTGGGCAGGAGGGCGAGATGTATTTGAGTTCCTCGCTCAATCCACCCACCTCACACCTGACTCACGTGTTCTTGAAATTGGCTGTGGCACCCTCCGAGTTGGCCAACATTTCATTCGCCATCTCAATTCTGAGCATTACAATTGTCTTGAAAGAGACGAGCTCTCTCTGATGGCTGCATTTAGATATGAGCTTCCTTCACAAGGGCTCCTATACAAGCGCCCTTTAATTGTGAAAGGCGAGGATATGGATTTAACTAGATTTCCAGGAGTTGTGTATGATTTGATCTATGCTAGTGCTGTCTTTCTTCATATGCCTGATAACCTTGTATGGACTGGATTGGAACGCTTAGCTAGGCAACTGAAACCTTATGATGGGCGAATCTTTGTGTCCCACAACATAAAGTTCTGTTCCCGACTGGGAGGAGACGAGTGTACGAAGCGGCTCACGACTATGGGGCTCGAGTATGTAGGGAAGCATACACATGATAGCTTGCTTTTTAATCACTACGAGATCTGGTTCGAGTTTAGGCGGTCAAAGGCGTAG
- the LOC109020347 gene encoding 2-alkenal reductase (NADP(+)-dependent)-like, translating into MEVTNRYITIKTHINHGEPKESHFELKTAAFGLSVELGSNDVIVKNLYVSIDPYQINRMKSYSPSQKAISFAEGIALGEVIDAYGVGRVVASGNPKFEKDDLVVGFITWGEYSMIKDGNMLNKLDPMGFPLTYHVGILGFSGLTAYGGFFKVCKPKKGEKVFVSAAAGSVGNLVGQYAKLFGCYVVGCAGSKKKVELLKEQLGFDEAFNYKEEKDLKSTLKRLFPDGIDIYFDNVGGETLEVAVSNMNTFGRVAVCGIISEYTDEKRAAPDMIDVVYKRITIRGFLAADYMNAHADFMSTTCDYLRTAKIKALEDITPGVESIPSAFIGLFHGDNVGKKIVKIANE; encoded by the exons ATGGAAGTGACCAACAGGTACATAACGATAAAGACTCACATTAATCATGGTGAGCCAAAAGAGTCCCACTTTGAGCTCAAGACTGCAGCTTTTGGTCTATCAGTGGAGCTTGGTTCCAATGATGTCATTGTGAAGAATCTATATGTATCGATTGATCCATACCAGATTAACCGCATGAAGAGTTACAGCCCCTCTCAGAAAGCCATAAGCTTTGCAGAGGGCATAGCCCTTGGAGAG gTTATTGATGCATATGGTGTGGGAAGAGTTGTGGCTTCTGGAAATCCCAAGTTTGAGAAGGATGACTTGGTTGTTGGCTTCATCACTTGGGGAGAGTATAGCATGATAAAAGATGGAAACATGTTAAACAAATTGGATCCCATGGGTTTCCCACTAACTTACCATGTAGGAATTCTAG GGTTTAGTGGATTGACAGCCTATGGTGGATTTTTTAAGGTGTGCAAGCCCAAGAAGGGGGAGAAAGTCTTTGTATCTGCAGCTGCTGGATCAGTTGGAAATTTGGTTGGACAGTATGCCAAACTGTTTGGTTGCTATGTTGTTGGCTGTGCAGGGAGCAAGAAAAAG GTAGAATTACTCAAAGAACAGCTTGGATTTGATGAGGCATTCAACTACAAGGAAGAAAAGGATTTGAAGTCAACTTTGAAAAG GTTATTCCCAGATGGAATTGACATATACTTCGACAATGTAGGGGGGGAGACGCTGGAAGTTGCAGTTTCTAACATGAATACTTTTGGTAGAGTTGCAGTTTGTGGGATAATCTCAGAATACACAGATGAAAAGCGAGCTGCTCCAGATATGATAGATGTTGTGTACAAGAGGATTACAATCCGAGGATTTTTAGCAGCTGATTATATGAATGCTCATGCAGATTTCATGTCTACAACCTGTGATTATCTTCGTACGGCTAAAATCAAGGCCCTTGAAGACATCACACCTGGTGTAGAGAGCATCCCCTCTGCTTTTATTGGACTCTTTCATGGTGACAACGTTGGAAAGAAAATTGTCAAGATTGCAAATGAGTGA
- the LOC108999550 gene encoding WD repeat-containing protein 48-like isoform X2, which produces MEDSATCSTTFESHVDWVNDTVLAGDNTLVSCSSDTTLKAWNCLSGGTCTRTLRQHSDYVTCLAAAEKNSNIVASGGLGGEVFVWDLEAALVPLSKSSDAMEDDCPNGVNGSGNLLPITSLRTISSSNSISTHTNQSQGYVPLAAKGHKESVYALAMNDSGTLLVSGGTEKVVRVWDPRTGSKTMKLRGHTDNIRVLLMDSTGRLCLSGSSDSMIRLWDLGQQRCVHSYAVHTDSVWALASTPTFSHVYSGGRDLSLYLTDLATRESLLLCTGEHPILQLALHDDSIWVATTDSSINRWPAEGRNPQKVFERGGSFLAGNLSFSRARVSLEGSTPVPVYKEPTLSIPGTPGIVQHEIMNNRRNVLTKDTSGSVKLWEVTRGIVVEDYGKVSFEKKREELFEMVSIPTWFTVDTRLGSLSIHLDTPQCFSAEMYSADLSIVGKPEDDKVNLARETLKGLLAHWLAKRKQRVGSQPSANGDVLSGKDVSHRSITHSRIEVDCNAENDTMVYPPFEFSTVSPPSLITEGSHGGPWRKKITDLNGTEDEKDFPFWCLDCVLNNRLPPRENTKCSFYLHPCEGSAVQILTQGKLSAPRILRIQKVINYVVEKMVLDKPLESVNPEGTFTPGLVGGQLTHSVIGDGSYRSGVKPWQKLKPSIEILCNNQVLSPDVSLATVRAYVWKKSEDLILNYRLIQGG; this is translated from the exons ATGGAAGATTCAGCCACCTGCTCTACTACTTTTGAGTCTCATGTGGACTGG GTTAATGATACTGTTCTTGCAGGTGACAATACACTTGTTTCCTGTTCCTCAGATACCACACTTAAG GCATGGAACTGTTTGTCTGGTGGAACATGTACAAGGACTCTCCGGCAACACTCAGACTATGTGACTTGTCTTGCTGCtgcagaaaaaaat AGCAATATTGTTGCCTCTGGTGGCCTTGGAGGGGAGGTTTTCGTATGGGATCTTGAGGCTGCGCTTGTTCCACTCTCAAAGTCCAGTGATGCAATGGAAGATGACTGTCCAAATGGTGTCAATGGTTCAGGGAATTTGCTCCCGATTACTAGTTTGCGTACTATAAGCTCAAGCAATAGCATTTCTACACATACAAATCAGTCCCAAGGATATGTTCCACTTGCTGCCAAAGGCCATAAGGAGTCTGTTTATGCATTGGCAATGAATGATAGCGGCACACTTCTTGTCTCCGGTGGAACTGAGAAG GTTGTTCGTGTTTGGGACCCAAGAACTGGTTCAAAGACTATGAAATTACGAGGTCATACGGATAACATTAGGGTTTTGCTTATGGATTCTACTGGAAG ACTGTGTTTATCGGGATCTTCTGACTCTATGATCAG ACTTTGGGATCTTGGTCAGCAGCGATGTGTGCATTCCTATGCTGTGCATACAGATTCTGTTTGGGCACTTGCCAGTACTCCAACATTTAGTCATGTTTATAGCGGTGGGAGAGACCTTTCT TTATACTTGACAGACTTGGCAACAAGAGAGAGTCTTTTGCTCTGCACAGGGGAGCACCCCATTCTGCAATTGGCTTTACATGACGATAGTATCTGGGTTGCAACAACAGATTCTTCCATCAATAGATGGCCTGCTGAGGGACGCAATCCTCAGAAGGTCTTTGAAAGAGGCGGTTCTTTCTTAGCTGGAAACCTATCCTTTTCACGGGCAAGGGTTTCCTTAGAGGGATCTACCCCT GTTCCTGTTTACAAAGAACCAACACTAAGCATTCCTGGAACTCCTGGAATAGTGCAGcatgaaattatgaataatagaagGAATGTGTTGACCAAG GATACCTCTGGTTCGGTAAAGCTGTGGGAGGTTACCAGGGGCATTGTGGTTGAGGATTATGGAAAG GTGTCATTtgagaagaaaagggaagaGCTCTTTGAGATG GTAAGCATTCCTACGTGGTTCACTGTGGATACCAGGCTTGGAAGTTTATCTATCCATTTGGACACCCCACAATGCTTCTCAGCTGAGATGTACTCAGCTGACCTTAGCATTGTTGGTAAACCCGAGGATGATAAG GTTAATCTAGCTCGAGAAACCCTTAAAGGACTTTTGGCTCACTGGTTGGCCAAGAGAAAGCAAAGAGTTGGATCCCAGCCTTCTGCTAATGGGGATGTGTTATCTGGGAAGGATGTTAGCCACAGAAGTATTACTCATTCAAGAATTGAAGTTGATTGTAATGCTGAGAATGACACGATGGTGTATCCTCCATTTGAATTTTCAACTGTTTCCCCTCCTTCCCTCATTACTGAGGGTTCTCATGGAGGTCCatggagaaagaaaattacTGATTTAAATGGAACTGAAGATGAGAAAGATTTTCCTTTCTGGTGTCTGGACTGTGTGTTAAATAACCGCCTACCTCCCAGAGAAAATACTAA GTGCAGCTTTTATTTACATCCATGTGAAGGTTCAGCTGTTCAGATTCTGACACAAGGAAAACTAAGTGCACCTCGTATATTGAGGATTCAAAAA gtaattaattatgttgtagAAAAGATGGTTCTTGACAAACCCTTGGAGAGTGTAAATCCCGAGGGAACATTTACTCCTGGACTTGTTGGAGGGCAGTTAACTCATTCAGTGATTGGGGATGGATCTTATCGGTCTGGAGTGAAGCCTTGGCAAAAGCTCAAACCCTCTATAGAGATATTGTGCAACAATCAG GTCTTGTCCCCAGACGTGAGCTTAGCCACTGTGCGGGCTTATGTCTGGAAGAAATCTGAGGACCTTATTCTCAATTATAGACTCATCCAGGGTGGGTGA
- the LOC109002190 gene encoding protein translocase subunit SecA-like translates to MPRSRILTSTCNTFSTFSFSPFPSCSAYRNLTLSQHRSIFSTVQLQSSWMDRIKGVFTGQKTSPGEPQLSSESFTLLRFADELKNARTLRAFKQYTVGRNSEATYSDAFEKQQAIVRYLGSFDPTGENIQSSQKQEAAKHCNCTIADVENTLAKFTWAKEAQKKIEKLKEEGKPMPKSIAEVQKLVGSTPLDLARSNLAKSGQISRNALCPCGSKKRYKRCCGKD, encoded by the exons atgcctCGTTCGCGAATCCTTACCAGCACTTGCAACACATTCTCTACCTTCTCATTCTCCCCTTTCCCCTCTTGCTCCGCATACCGTAACCTAACTCTGTCACAGCACCGCTCGATCTTCTCCACGGTGCAGCTCCAGAGTTCATGGATGGACAGGATCAAAGGGGTCTTCACCGGGCAGAAGACCAGCCCGGGAGAACCCCAGCTCAGCTCCGAATCGTTCACGCTTCTCC GGTTTGCGGATGAATTGAAGAATGCAAGAACGCTAAGGGCATTCAAGCAATATACGGTGGGTCGAAATAGTGAGGCGACATATTCTGATGCTTTCGAGAAACAGCAAGCTATAGTTCGATATCTTGGAAGCTTCGATCCTACTGGAGAG AATATCCAAAGCAGTCAAAAACAAGAAGCGGCAAAGCATTGTAATTGCACTATAGCAGACGTAGAGAATACACTCGCGAAGTTTACATGGGCTAAAGAAGCACAAAAGAAGATAGAGAAGTTAAAAGAAGAAGGGAAACCAATGCCAAAGAGCATTGCTGAG GTGCAAAAGCTTGTGGGTTCAACCCCATTGGATCTTGCCAGGTCTAATTTGGCTAAGAGTGGGCAAATAAGTAGAAATGCTCTATGCCCTTGTGGTTCCAAGAAGAGATACAAACG gTGCTGTGGAAAGGATTAA